A single window of Vigna radiata var. radiata cultivar VC1973A unplaced genomic scaffold, Vradiata_ver6 scaffold_261, whole genome shotgun sequence DNA harbors:
- the LOC106755117 gene encoding dirigent protein 22-like produces MATKFLLAFLVISCYVLSISADKETGFVGSVDPKSLSYKKKHTFSHFRFYWHEIFSGSNPSAVRIIPPQPKYTTTTNFGFVVVFDNVLTLGPELYSKVVGSAEGLYSSASQKEFALLVIMNFALTEGKYNGSTITFVGRSPIAHKVREMPVIGGTGVFRFARGYVEASTLTFDPQTRNNTVEYNVYVYH; encoded by the coding sequence ATGGCTACCAAATTCCTCTTAGCGTTCCTTGTCATCTCCTGCTATGTCCTTTCCATCTCAGCAGACAAAGAAACAGGTTTTGTGGGGTCAGTAGATCCTAAGTCCTTAAGCTACAAGAAGAAGCACACTTTTAGCCACTTCAGGTTTTATTGGCACGAAATCTTCAGTGGAAGCAACCCTTCCGCTGTTAGAATCATTCCACCACAACCAAAGTATACCACAACCACCAACTTCGGTTTTGTGGTAGTATTCGACAACGTGTTGACCCTAGGACCCGAGTTGTACTCAAAGGTTGTGGGGAGTGCTGAAGGGTTGTACTCCTCTGCTTCACAAAAAGAGTTTGCCCTTTTGGTGATTATGAACTTCGCGTTGACCGAAGGGAAGTACAATGGTAGCACCATCACGTTCGTGGGGAGAAGCCCCATCGCTCACAAGGTGAGGGAGATGCCTGTGATTGGTGGCACTGGTGTTTTCAGATTTGCCAGGGGCTATGTTGAAGCCTCCACCCTCACTTTTGATCCCCAAACCAGGAACAACACAGTTGAGTACAACGTTTATGTTTACCACTAA
- the LOC111241222 gene encoding uncharacterized protein LOC111241222 yields MRRTHERPNTYRVRKIKIFIISLHLSFFQIHLERALSFLTSESLTLISLHLDFLASSFSREISSPHTVIVTSRPFGVSLLIAGHDENGPSFFSKMRDMRKIFPFELFHLGGDEVNTVKGFNSGWYWSSRQHSKSASD; encoded by the exons ATGAGAAGGACACATGAACGACCAAATACATATAGAGTTCGAAAGATCAAGATtt TTATAATATctcttcatctttcattttttcagATCCACTTGGAGAGAGCACTTTCATTTCTCACGTCAGAGAGCCTCACTCTCATTTCTCTCCATCTCGATTTCTTGGCATCTTCCTTCTCGAGAGAGATCTCCTCGCCGCACACCGTTATCGTCACG TCTCGACCATTTGGAGTATCTCTCCTCATTGCTGGCCATGACGAGAATGGACCTAGCTT CTTTTCCAAAATGAGAG ATATGAGAAAAATATTCCCATTTGAATTATTTCACTTGGGTGGTGATGAAGTGAATACAG TCAAGGGGTTCAACTCGGGATGGTACTGGAGTTCACGACAGCATAGTAAATCAGCTTCTGACTAA